One Amia ocellicauda isolate fAmiCal2 chromosome 13, fAmiCal2.hap1, whole genome shotgun sequence genomic window, TGTAGCTAATGGACAGTGCCAGGACTGTGTGTTTGGACTGGCGCAGAGGCAGCAATAGTCGGTCACGGGCACTTCCTCGGTGGAGTCCCGCCAAACATAACGGAAAAGCTTTCCCACACCACTTAAACTCCCAGTGGTGTTAATAGCAGCCTCTTATGACCATCTGCTCCAGCCCAACTGCACTGCTGTGGTAGCCTGCCCTGTTGTGTGATGATGTCCATTATCAAAAGAACAATTCCAGATCTTTATTcatcagattttatttcttcaaAATGTCATATTGAGATAACAGAAAGATGCATGTGCTTGGAGTAGaatacaattatacaaataCACCGGCTTACATGACTGTATAGTTCAGTCTAATATAATATGTTACTCAGCAAAATTATAACCGACACTGTGCAAGAATATTGGTATGCTTGTAGTCTGGACATCGTCAATCTGAAATAAAAGGAACTGGCGTCGTCCCTAGACAGTCTGCACTGCAGGACTGTCACGACGGAGTCTGCGATTACTGAATCGAGCGTGTTATGAAAGACATGCAGTTGAGTGGAATGCAGAAGTCAAGGCTGCATACCACTGATAAAGGGAAACGGACAGAGTAGCAGAGAGGAATAGAGGGAATGGTGGAGGCTAGCCCCCCAGCCCATTGTACAGCGTCCCTTGGTTGGGGCTCCATTCGCCCCCTCCGGGCAGGCAGGGCAGGCGTGGGTCGGCGCTCTGGACCACAGTCACCTGGCAGCTCCCTGGCTCCACACGCACCTCACACCAAGCGGGGAAGTCCACTGGCCGCtggacactgcacacacacggGGAGAGATGGAGGAGGGATTTGAATAGCACAGAATACTTTATGCTCATCGCACCATAATGTTGATGTACTACCTATGTCCTGAGCGTATCAAACGTATGTTCTATGCCTGCCGCAGTCACACTCACATATCGCAGCAGCCCACCCCGACAGGGTGCAGGCAGGTGCACAGGAGACACCCTCTGTCTGTCCACGACTCGCCGAGAGAGTACTGCCGGCCCTCGTGCTCACACAGCGctgagggagagatggagggagatcGGTCCTGTATGTTAACACAGCTCTGAGTGAAAGAGAGCGACTCTATGCAttagcacagcacagagagggagagaccaaGACTCGACATTCATCTAGCACTGAGCTATGAATACTCTCTATCTAGATTTAGTTGCTGCATTTTCCCCAAGAGGGCAGTGTAACACAGTCTctggtgtgtgtgctgtgagtgTGATATAGTAACAGCTTCTCAGATATTGTATTATTGCTCACACTATGAGCCTCAGCAGGGTGCTGTTTGTACATTTTCGCTTAAATCTCTGCTC contains:
- the msmp1 gene encoding prostate-associated microseminoprotein, which encodes MDALSGHPTFPLLLCAVLWTGSLAAPTHCYYNSKALCEHEGRQYSLGESWTDRGCLLCTCLHPVGVGCCDIVQRPVDFPAWCEVRVEPGSCQVTVVQSADPRLPCLPGGGEWSPNQGTLYNGLGG